A window of Mucilaginibacter sp. PAMC 26640 contains these coding sequences:
- a CDS encoding xylosidase, which yields MKVTILITLFVCCFAFGTSAQTKRLTYCNPLSLDYGYTPFENFAAWGKHRATADPTVTLFKGNYYLFSTNQFGYWFSPDMLSWKFVPRKFVRPYNQVKGDELCAPATLVLGDTLLVIGSTYNKDFTLWMSTDPTHDTWKAAKDYFQVGAWDPGMFADDDGRVYIYHGSSNTLPLYGQEIDRKTFEPIGPKKEMIRLNWQEHGWERFGENNDNVFLTGFMEGSWMNKHNGKYYLQYGAPGTEGKGYGDGVYVGDQPLGPFKYQSHNPFSYKPGGFAKGAGHGATWADKYGNYWHISTMVVDVKNNFERRIGFWPAGFDDDGILYTNTAYGDYPHYLSAGKEDHLKSNFTGWMLLNYNKPVQVSSTLGAYVPNLAVDEDIKTYWSAKTGNQGEWLQTDLGEVSTVKAIQLNYADQDATFMGKSLGVFHQYLISSSIDGRTWKPLVDKRQNKTDVPHDYVELKTAAKARYLKITNYHMPTGKFALSGFRVFGKGAGAVPDTVKNLIVLRGKEENRNSWLRWRQTDGAVGYTIYVGIAPDKLYNNIMVYNVNEYYFNGMEKNVSYYFQIEAFNENGISKRTKVIKVE from the coding sequence ATGAAAGTTACAATACTGATCACCTTGTTCGTTTGCTGTTTTGCGTTTGGCACATCCGCCCAAACTAAAAGGCTAACTTATTGCAATCCGCTTAGCCTCGACTATGGGTATACACCGTTCGAAAATTTTGCCGCATGGGGTAAACATCGCGCTACCGCCGACCCAACCGTAACACTTTTTAAGGGCAATTACTACCTTTTCAGTACTAACCAGTTTGGTTACTGGTTTAGCCCGGATATGCTGAGCTGGAAGTTTGTTCCCCGCAAATTTGTACGGCCCTACAACCAGGTAAAAGGTGATGAACTTTGTGCACCTGCTACTCTGGTTTTAGGCGATACGCTGCTGGTGATCGGTTCTACCTACAATAAGGATTTCACCCTGTGGATGAGTACCGACCCAACCCACGATACCTGGAAAGCCGCCAAGGATTATTTCCAGGTAGGGGCATGGGACCCCGGGATGTTTGCAGATGATGACGGAAGGGTTTATATCTACCACGGCAGTAGCAATACGCTGCCACTGTACGGGCAGGAGATCGACCGGAAAACATTTGAACCTATCGGCCCAAAAAAGGAGATGATCCGTCTGAACTGGCAGGAGCATGGCTGGGAGCGTTTCGGCGAAAACAATGATAATGTTTTCCTCACTGGATTTATGGAGGGCAGCTGGATGAATAAGCATAACGGCAAATACTACCTGCAGTACGGCGCACCCGGTACCGAAGGCAAAGGCTATGGTGATGGCGTTTACGTGGGCGATCAACCGCTTGGTCCGTTTAAATACCAAAGCCACAATCCCTTTAGTTATAAGCCCGGCGGCTTTGCAAAAGGGGCAGGGCATGGGGCCACCTGGGCAGACAAGTATGGCAACTATTGGCACATCAGTACCATGGTAGTAGATGTAAAGAATAATTTCGAAAGGCGCATTGGCTTCTGGCCCGCCGGGTTTGATGATGACGGCATCCTTTACACCAACACCGCTTATGGAGATTACCCTCATTATTTATCGGCAGGTAAGGAGGACCATCTCAAAAGCAATTTTACTGGCTGGATGCTGCTGAATTATAATAAACCTGTGCAGGTGTCGTCAACATTGGGTGCCTATGTGCCTAACCTTGCTGTGGATGAAGATATTAAAACGTACTGGAGCGCCAAAACCGGCAACCAGGGAGAATGGCTGCAAACCGACCTGGGGGAAGTAAGCACCGTAAAAGCTATCCAGCTTAACTATGCCGACCAGGATGCCACCTTTATGGGGAAATCACTCGGTGTGTTTCATCAATATTTGATCTCGTCATCAATAGATGGCAGAACCTGGAAGCCATTGGTAGATAAGCGCCAAAACAAAACCGATGTGCCGCATGATTATGTTGAACTCAAAACAGCCGCAAAGGCCCGTTACTTAAAGATCACCAATTACCACATGCCTACCGGCAAATTTGCTTTGTCGGGCTTTAGGGTGTTTGGTAAGGGCGCCGGTGCCGTGCCAGATACGGTGAAGAACCTCATTGTATTGCGTGGCAAGGAAGAGAACCGTAACTCCTGGCTCCGCTGGCGCCAAACGGATGGCGCTGTTGGCTATACCATTTACGTGGGCATAGCGCCCGATAAATTATATAACAATATAATGGTATACAATGTAAATGAATATTATTTTAACGGGATGGAAAAAAACGTGTCGTACTATTTCCAGATAGAGGCCTTTAACGAGAATGGAATTAGTAAACGGACCAAGGTGATAAAGGTGGAGTAA
- a CDS encoding serine hydrolase: MNNIYKTPFAIFLLILGTATVFAQNKATLIDSMIHRTNRNGLFSGNILVVDNGKTIYKSAMGYTDASRTAPLTESYRFHIGSIAKEFNAVGIMILAEQGKLKLDDKVSQYLPQLPAWVNTISIKNLLQYTSGLPDIKWKTVKGDADIMADLLKTDSLNFKPGTSYDYNNMNVFVQRRIIEKITGMPFNQFVVEKELKPAGMNTAIVDPVESTPLMAISYNNDYKTGALIYPITGWVAVTLDDFYKWELALEQFKLISPASTRILLTPIGPGKQCGLGGGAMDANKILFHKHDGISINYQAILVGQPKKGRVVILMTNNRQNNIFDIDDAIENILDGKPYSQPKRSVGNDFKRDLDTLSGEQIVTFYKQLKQKDPEKYAFDKEATLNEIGYGLLNAKRTDDAITVFEYNTKLFPASGNVFDSLGEAYYNKSDKAKALLNYKRSVALNPTNNAAKAIIGELEKK, from the coding sequence ATGAATAATATCTACAAAACACCTTTTGCTATATTTTTGCTCATCTTGGGCACCGCTACCGTTTTTGCGCAAAACAAAGCCACTCTTATCGATAGCATGATTCACCGCACCAATCGAAATGGTCTTTTCAGCGGTAATATTTTGGTGGTAGACAACGGCAAAACAATCTACAAGAGTGCTATGGGTTATACTGATGCCAGTCGCACGGCACCGCTTACAGAAAGCTATCGTTTCCATATCGGTTCCATTGCTAAAGAGTTTAATGCGGTTGGCATCATGATACTGGCGGAACAGGGCAAACTAAAGCTGGATGATAAAGTATCGCAATATTTACCGCAGCTGCCTGCCTGGGTAAACACCATCAGCATAAAAAATCTTTTGCAATACACCAGCGGCCTGCCCGATATTAAATGGAAGACTGTAAAAGGTGATGCCGATATTATGGCTGATCTGCTGAAGACCGATTCGCTCAATTTTAAACCTGGCACCAGCTACGACTACAATAATATGAATGTATTTGTGCAGCGGCGCATTATTGAAAAAATTACCGGCATGCCCTTTAACCAGTTTGTAGTTGAAAAAGAGTTGAAGCCGGCAGGGATGAACACCGCAATTGTGGACCCTGTTGAAAGCACGCCACTGATGGCGATATCCTACAACAACGACTATAAAACAGGCGCATTGATCTATCCGATTACCGGATGGGTAGCCGTTACCCTTGATGATTTTTATAAGTGGGAACTGGCGCTGGAACAATTTAAACTGATCAGCCCTGCATCTACCCGGATACTACTTACACCAATTGGCCCAGGTAAACAATGTGGCTTAGGCGGCGGCGCAATGGATGCCAACAAAATATTGTTCCACAAGCATGATGGCATAAGCATCAATTACCAGGCTATTTTAGTTGGGCAGCCAAAAAAAGGCCGTGTGGTGATCCTGATGACCAATAACAGGCAAAACAACATTTTTGACATTGATGATGCCATAGAAAACATATTGGATGGCAAACCATACAGCCAACCCAAAAGATCGGTAGGGAATGATTTTAAAAGAGACCTCGATACTTTAAGCGGTGAGCAAATCGTGACTTTCTATAAGCAGCTTAAACAAAAAGATCCGGAAAAATATGCTTTTGACAAAGAAGCAACGCTGAATGAGATTGGCTACGGGCTGCTGAATGCTAAACGAACTGATGATGCAATTACGGTGTTTGAATACAATACAAAGCTGTTTCCGGCATCAGGCAATGTGTTTGATAGTTTAGGAGAAGCATATTATAACAAAAGCGATAAAGCCAAAGCCCTGCTGAATTACAAACGTTCGGTAGCGCTAAATCCAACCAACAACGCAGCAAAGGCGATTATTGGGGAACTGGAGAAGAAGTAA
- a CDS encoding acetyl-CoA carboxylase carboxyltransferase subunit alpha, producing the protein MKITFDFEKPLAELQGQIEKVQQVEEKNKLDMSATIAELEAKMEAAKKEIYSNLSGWQKVQISRHPERPYTLQYIELMCDDFIELHGDRTVGDDKAIIGGFGTLNGQTVMFIGHQKGRNTKERQYRNFGMANPEGYRKALRLMKMAEKFGKPVVTLIDTPGAFPGLEAEERGQGEAIARNLLEMSVLKVPVICVIIGEGASGGALGIGIGDKVMMLDNSWYSVISPENCSTILFKTWEQKERAAEMLKLTSSEMLKNKLIDGVIKEPLGGAHQDPVAMAATLKKQLIKDLKVLTERNIDELVTERIDKFCNMGVVVEE; encoded by the coding sequence ATGAAGATTACATTTGATTTTGAAAAACCGCTGGCAGAGCTCCAGGGGCAAATAGAGAAAGTGCAGCAAGTGGAAGAGAAGAATAAACTCGACATGAGCGCCACTATTGCCGAACTGGAAGCTAAAATGGAAGCCGCCAAAAAAGAAATATACAGCAACCTTAGCGGTTGGCAAAAAGTGCAGATCTCGCGCCATCCCGAGCGCCCCTACACCCTGCAATATATCGAGCTGATGTGCGATGATTTCATTGAGCTGCACGGCGACCGTACGGTAGGGGATGATAAAGCGATCATTGGTGGTTTTGGTACTTTAAACGGACAAACAGTGATGTTCATCGGTCACCAGAAGGGCCGTAACACCAAAGAGCGCCAGTACCGTAACTTTGGTATGGCTAACCCCGAAGGTTACCGCAAGGCTTTGCGATTGATGAAAATGGCCGAGAAATTCGGCAAGCCTGTTGTTACGCTGATAGACACACCCGGAGCATTCCCTGGTTTAGAAGCAGAAGAACGCGGACAAGGTGAGGCCATTGCCCGTAACCTGTTAGAAATGTCGGTGTTAAAAGTGCCGGTTATTTGTGTCATCATAGGCGAAGGTGCATCGGGCGGTGCATTAGGTATCGGTATCGGAGATAAAGTAATGATGCTGGATAACAGCTGGTATTCGGTGATATCACCGGAGAACTGCTCCACTATCCTGTTCAAAACCTGGGAGCAAAAAGAACGTGCGGCAGAAATGCTGAAGCTGACCTCCAGCGAAATGCTGAAGAACAAGCTGATAGATGGCGTGATCAAAGAACCTCTTGGTGGTGCCCACCAGGATCCCGTTGCCATGGCAGCCACGCTTAAAAAACAATTGATCAAAGATTTGAAAGTACTAACCGAACGGAACATTGATGAGTTGGTTACCGAACGGATCGATAAGTTCTGCAACATGGGCGTTGTAGTGGAGGAATAG